One part of the Phycisphaerae bacterium genome encodes these proteins:
- a CDS encoding lamin tail domain-containing protein, whose protein sequence is MSTRPFYWATAVAMLGMAVVSPAQQIVINEIHYHPSGAGVTPPDDPEWLQYIELHNTGSAPVDLAGWSFGAGVEFVFPAGASIPANGFILVADNPTFLRAMIPGIPIEVQVYQVVAGSDLSNSGDHLVLLDAASAVVDDVTFDDVAPWPAAADGSGPSLELINPTYDNAYPAAWKASVGLNGTPGQINSRFTEGPAILWEDPPRSSVVPDLTQVEVMFAESVTGVVAADLTVAGSPATVVTGSGAGPYVFTGFAAPTQVSVSVTLGPGAIQDLDSHAYAGDAWLYSLAVPKVVINEIHYNPPEDPDVLEFIEIVNADSVAVDISGWHLTEFASPGVTFPAGTILQPGAYAVAAKDPDALWAQLGCAAYGWGTNDSLSNGGEPVALRDANGVLVDRVYYNDDSGWPTSPDGSGPSLERINPTLGEPCTEATQAACSWQASAWRASLVLNGTCGATNSVYSTAPLVTATDPVRGSVVEVLSQVSVTFSVPVTGVTADDLMVDGDAATGVSGSGAGPYVFTVTPPIPGTLEVVLRGDGGIQDLNSVPFAGDSWLYFSGLPKIVINEIHYHPATSSVLLGENPEDLQFLELYNYGTVTVDLSGFALSAGVELTFPAGTTMAPGAYLVVAEDMAFLQSKVTIPGGVTVLEWADGNLANSGETVELTDSYGHILDSVPFDDGGEWAPTADGDGPSLELVNPLMPNEYGGAWRASLVNLGTPGAVNGRYAAVPPPVISAVRHDPAIPGANAPVTITAFVIDESVTPTVTLQYRQDQEPTIAYTAIQMLDDGLNGDGAAGDDVYGVVLAGLAEGQRLDFAVQASDGVATAVAPSGHDGVFPGAGGHPPRVFLCKFSSAALPSDFPSYHLITTQYTRNLQETRNKNEYDATFIRCPAGGAVSQCEVFYNVIERYRGQSSLYQNPPSYRIDLHRPLASELGFEVTSVLMMAQQAARQSLGYDMFEDAGLPTPKHHLVRFNTNPLASGGTQNWVYINAERVDEDFFTSQDGAIQPLRFPDRCESAGNICDSDSDCPPGDVCISTDDGNCYRGRHNDASLYWEGFNPNSYRTDANDQNGYQKVTREDEDEWDDLIALCDALTCSTSDGGVLCLENNYQGWFEENLVSYVDAEQWARWVAIHMLLDNTEGGIYRDTGDDYFLYFWPGPGYGHATFVPWDMDAIMPSFHETIWRTGQSNANFPLRRFLRSNEYAGLFVGAICEYMDTIFSQAAMNARIDALPDVLFPTGTPQGSGPQTKQGLKDWVAAQRTAINNEIRRQTTLQGVPASPYESEDPVILLSGQLNQCWAREVRVNGVSANYTIANPDGVGASWTYNFTLNPGPNSIIVQTLDHSGAEIDRAEGYVTYVPPATGDEQALKLTMPTRMVSDKTFTLKAEVVDGIGRIDWRTWTEVGIVSARRVSDQVAVPLTVTVFETYPAGTGSGGPPTSDSIRFYNGVGTVSFTFNDPASVADQDVEITVTVGELSESRVVHALANVPGIYRNLSGTLSGAGLTWGPGDGVIHLTGNVTVPSGSTLTIQPGTLVMAEPGPTGDGTRVIVNGVVNAPGTEAEPILFFPAAGPAAMTLPDHNVANPSSWRGFTHTGSGTSTFSHVFVTGAGNAPVESHPRPLVFGVESSASLSLIDCVVADCGGKIVHMTGSGTITLRRTVWSRVGYGGEFLGGSHTLLAEDCWFTRIGRAPEANDADGDVFHLDNASSHQTIRRCILADCGDDMMDHSGANPVVEDSIIWDADDKCVSLSSGGSISFDNVLVFSMPIGINGAGGIVTQSTLACGAPINGAPISVERSIIWPNGINTGACNGNINYTDAGSTAHIACGTGNINVNPQFESTASLAWDYDPAVGSPALTAGPTGGRIGWLGFPDGSICTVADDCEDGNACTVDTCVNGACVFEAIPGCEACETAAECDDGNPCNVDACTAGACTHVAGNNGAVCNDGWDCTINDTCVAGACVGTESCPPGQSCSPTTGECVAGPQTLTFQQGVNGYSGTADTYIDAALGSQATTTPIVIDGDPVEHVLIRFDGIFGSGANQIPVGSTITSATLTLRVGSGANDQSANAVNYHRLLHSWVDTDVWAAYGVAPWNATGGIQADGDDAVATAEATATMSTASTAYPVSVTGSVQAWALDPSTNYGWAILPTGTDGLRLESSESTTASYRPLLSITYTVPVTTCTSDAECDDGLYCNGDEWCDLGASVCVPGEPPDCSDLLVCTVDTCDEATDSCVHTPNAALCDDGDVCNGAETCSELFGCGDGIPLDCDDGIACTADTCVSLTGCQHTDACPAGLSCNLTTGLCEAGPQTVTYQQDVNGYTGTQDTYLDESEVSTVEGALDTWRWDTENPSPYQEFGLIRFDNIIGSGANQIPLGSTINSATLTLVVFNAGVTPAGNVNEVAVDWSQATATWNNFGDDPGVQSDEYGDFVANAPIASGTVNITVTSSLQAWSNDPAANRGWIFIPQSNDGVQVRSAEYATIADRPLLTIEYIPPSSPCDSNDDCDDFNACTDDACVDFVCQHTAVSCDDTLFCTEDTCNPATGCVHTPRNCADAVACTIDVCDEDNDVCVNTPDDLACDDGVGCTTDNCDPIAGCTHTDNCTGGQVCNHATGLCETPTYPPLPIVYGDTWKYFKGTEEPTPTDLTAWTQVTFDDSAWSEGPSGLGYDFYVETGGTNGNGDYGPFIGTELDDMCECTTRPPCVPAGQGYLSVYMRKTFTVINPAAVTSLTFQMYADDGYVAYLNGTEVARIRLNGTPPAYNTSATTAGPSVAPPVEQTLDLTSYTYLLQAGVNVLAVQGHNVNLTSRDLLMIPQLSSTQGCTTNADCDDDNVCNGLETCNTGTGECVAGTPLFCDDGLYCNGAETCDPISGCAAGAAPCAADEACDEANDVCAGAPTVEAVGGRYLMVTPPPSLPAVALQVSSAGITCLPRYVDATGRLVDEPVYRSSADWDTILIADEETVPSTLYEVRSAVLSGGSPAFSGPASATTWLWGDTTGDAATTVLDILCVLDGFQDVFGQCSLAGDDLMGEVPDADINLLDITAVCDAFGGLPYPDSNPCGASKAGRGPAVLLIVAPRAATVYAGESVAVDVFARGSPDLRGYQLALSVGPMQTDMGGLEIATPRPVRRGDRAVPPPVQGLTVETLEIDVVREDYVFQGLESFPVVDAVRERLASATLAGGVAVADTRYLATFVLRASAGARGRYLVGLRRDASMAVDTAGALLEIEQWSSGITVIRNDVPVE, encoded by the coding sequence ATGAGCACGCGGCCCTTTTACTGGGCGACTGCCGTGGCGATGTTGGGCATGGCCGTGGTCAGTCCGGCGCAGCAGATCGTGATCAACGAGATCCATTATCATCCATCTGGCGCGGGGGTCACTCCACCCGACGACCCTGAGTGGCTGCAATACATAGAATTGCACAACACGGGATCAGCACCGGTTGACCTGGCCGGGTGGTCGTTCGGTGCGGGAGTTGAGTTCGTGTTCCCCGCCGGGGCGAGCATCCCGGCGAATGGCTTCATCCTCGTCGCGGATAATCCGACCTTCCTGCGAGCGATGATTCCGGGCATTCCCATTGAAGTCCAGGTGTACCAAGTGGTTGCGGGCAGCGATCTCAGCAACTCGGGTGACCATCTGGTTCTTCTGGACGCCGCATCCGCCGTGGTTGACGACGTGACCTTTGACGACGTTGCGCCGTGGCCCGCGGCGGCCGATGGTTCCGGCCCGTCGCTCGAGCTCATCAACCCGACCTACGACAACGCGTATCCGGCGGCCTGGAAAGCGTCCGTCGGGCTCAACGGGACCCCCGGCCAAATCAACAGCAGATTCACCGAGGGGCCCGCCATCCTCTGGGAAGACCCGCCCCGCAGTTCGGTGGTGCCGGATCTGACGCAGGTCGAGGTCATGTTCGCGGAGAGCGTGACCGGCGTCGTCGCGGCCGACCTCACGGTCGCTGGCTCGCCGGCGACCGTTGTCACGGGCAGCGGCGCCGGACCCTACGTCTTCACGGGCTTCGCGGCGCCGACGCAAGTGTCGGTCAGCGTGACGCTCGGCCCCGGGGCGATCCAAGACCTGGATTCGCACGCCTACGCCGGCGACGCGTGGCTGTATTCGCTCGCGGTGCCAAAGGTCGTCATCAACGAGATCCACTACAACCCGCCAGAAGACCCGGACGTATTGGAGTTCATCGAGATCGTGAATGCCGACTCCGTCGCGGTGGACATCTCCGGATGGCATCTGACGGAATTTGCCAGCCCCGGCGTTACGTTCCCGGCCGGCACGATCCTCCAGCCTGGCGCCTACGCGGTCGCAGCCAAGGACCCCGATGCTCTCTGGGCGCAGCTCGGATGCGCCGCCTACGGGTGGGGGACCAACGACAGCCTCAGCAACGGTGGAGAGCCGGTCGCACTGCGGGACGCGAACGGAGTTCTTGTGGACCGCGTGTATTACAACGACGACAGTGGTTGGCCGACGTCGCCGGACGGAAGTGGCCCCTCGCTCGAGCGGATCAACCCGACGTTGGGGGAGCCGTGCACCGAGGCCACGCAGGCTGCCTGTTCCTGGCAGGCGTCGGCGTGGAGGGCCTCGTTGGTCCTGAATGGGACATGCGGCGCGACCAACAGCGTGTACTCCACTGCGCCGCTGGTTACTGCGACGGATCCCGTCCGCGGCTCGGTGGTCGAAGTCCTGAGCCAAGTGTCGGTGACGTTTTCGGTGCCAGTGACCGGAGTGACTGCCGATGATCTGATGGTGGACGGTGACGCCGCCACGGGCGTTTCCGGGAGCGGAGCGGGCCCGTATGTGTTCACGGTAACCCCGCCGATCCCCGGAACGCTTGAAGTCGTTCTGCGCGGTGATGGTGGGATCCAAGATCTGAATTCCGTGCCCTTCGCCGGCGACAGCTGGCTCTACTTCAGCGGCCTTCCCAAGATCGTCATCAACGAGATTCACTACCACCCGGCGACCTCCTCGGTCTTGCTGGGAGAGAACCCGGAAGATCTCCAGTTTCTCGAGCTTTACAACTACGGCACCGTGACTGTGGATCTTTCCGGCTTCGCGCTATCGGCGGGCGTCGAGTTGACGTTCCCCGCAGGAACGACAATGGCCCCCGGCGCGTACCTGGTCGTCGCCGAGGACATGGCTTTCCTCCAGTCGAAGGTGACGATCCCCGGTGGCGTGACGGTCTTGGAGTGGGCGGACGGCAATCTGGCCAACAGCGGGGAAACGGTCGAGCTTACGGATTCCTACGGTCACATCCTCGACTCGGTCCCATTTGACGACGGAGGCGAGTGGGCGCCCACCGCCGACGGAGACGGTCCGTCCCTCGAGCTCGTGAATCCGCTCATGCCGAACGAGTACGGCGGCGCCTGGAGGGCGTCGCTCGTGAATCTGGGGACCCCCGGAGCGGTCAACGGCCGCTATGCCGCGGTACCGCCCCCCGTCATTAGCGCGGTCCGCCACGATCCAGCGATCCCTGGTGCAAACGCGCCGGTCACAATCACCGCGTTCGTCATCGACGAGAGCGTGACCCCGACCGTGACGCTGCAGTACCGGCAGGATCAGGAACCCACGATCGCCTACACTGCGATCCAGATGCTGGACGACGGCCTGAACGGCGATGGTGCGGCCGGCGATGACGTGTACGGCGTCGTACTCGCAGGTCTTGCGGAGGGCCAGCGACTCGACTTCGCTGTCCAGGCGAGCGACGGTGTTGCAACGGCAGTCGCCCCGAGCGGTCACGACGGGGTCTTCCCCGGGGCCGGTGGCCATCCGCCGCGGGTCTTCCTCTGCAAATTCTCGAGCGCCGCACTCCCGAGCGACTTTCCCTCCTATCACCTGATCACGACGCAGTACACGCGGAACCTGCAGGAGACGCGCAACAAGAACGAGTATGACGCCACGTTCATTCGATGCCCGGCGGGCGGCGCGGTGTCGCAGTGCGAAGTCTTTTACAACGTCATTGAGCGCTACCGCGGCCAGTCCAGCCTCTATCAGAACCCGCCGTCGTATCGGATTGACCTCCACCGCCCCCTGGCATCGGAGCTGGGTTTTGAGGTTACTTCAGTTCTCATGATGGCGCAGCAGGCGGCGCGCCAGTCGCTCGGATACGACATGTTCGAGGATGCAGGCCTGCCTACTCCGAAGCATCACCTCGTGCGGTTCAACACGAACCCGTTGGCGAGCGGAGGAACTCAGAACTGGGTCTACATCAACGCCGAGCGTGTCGACGAGGACTTCTTCACCTCGCAGGACGGGGCCATCCAGCCCCTGCGCTTCCCGGACCGCTGCGAGAGCGCCGGGAACATCTGCGACAGCGACAGTGATTGCCCGCCCGGGGATGTGTGCATCAGCACAGATGACGGCAACTGCTATCGCGGCCGCCACAACGACGCAAGCCTGTACTGGGAAGGCTTTAATCCCAACAGTTACCGCACCGATGCCAATGATCAGAACGGGTACCAGAAGGTCACCCGGGAGGACGAAGACGAGTGGGACGACCTGATCGCACTCTGTGACGCGCTGACCTGCAGCACGAGCGACGGCGGAGTCCTGTGCCTCGAAAACAACTACCAGGGCTGGTTCGAGGAAAACCTCGTTTCGTACGTCGACGCCGAGCAGTGGGCCCGCTGGGTTGCGATCCACATGCTCCTGGACAACACCGAGGGCGGCATTTACCGCGACACCGGCGATGACTATTTCCTCTATTTCTGGCCGGGTCCGGGATACGGCCACGCGACGTTCGTGCCCTGGGACATGGACGCCATCATGCCCTCGTTCCACGAGACGATCTGGAGGACGGGTCAGAGCAACGCGAACTTCCCCCTGCGCCGTTTCCTGCGCAGCAACGAATACGCTGGGCTCTTCGTGGGCGCGATTTGCGAGTACATGGACACGATCTTCAGCCAGGCGGCGATGAACGCCCGGATTGACGCGCTCCCTGACGTGCTGTTCCCGACGGGAACTCCCCAGGGGAGCGGGCCGCAGACGAAACAGGGGCTGAAAGACTGGGTCGCGGCGCAGCGCACGGCGATTAACAACGAGATCCGCCGGCAAACGACGCTGCAGGGGGTTCCGGCGAGCCCTTACGAGAGCGAGGATCCGGTAATTCTCCTCAGCGGGCAGCTGAACCAATGCTGGGCGCGGGAAGTGCGGGTCAATGGCGTTTCGGCGAATTACACGATCGCGAATCCCGACGGGGTGGGAGCATCCTGGACGTACAACTTCACGCTCAATCCCGGTCCCAACTCCATCATCGTCCAGACGCTCGACCACAGCGGTGCGGAGATCGACCGCGCCGAGGGCTACGTGACGTACGTTCCGCCGGCAACCGGCGATGAGCAGGCCTTGAAACTCACGATGCCCACCCGCATGGTCAGCGACAAGACCTTCACCTTGAAGGCGGAAGTCGTCGACGGTATCGGCCGGATCGACTGGCGGACGTGGACGGAGGTGGGGATCGTGTCCGCGCGGCGCGTGTCCGACCAGGTCGCGGTGCCGCTGACGGTGACGGTCTTCGAAACCTACCCGGCGGGGACCGGGTCCGGCGGGCCGCCCACGAGCGACTCGATCCGGTTCTACAACGGCGTCGGCACGGTGTCGTTCACCTTCAATGATCCGGCCAGTGTCGCGGACCAGGACGTCGAGATCACGGTCACCGTGGGAGAGCTTTCCGAATCGCGCGTGGTCCACGCGCTCGCGAACGTCCCTGGAATCTACCGCAACCTGTCCGGGACGCTGTCTGGTGCCGGTCTGACGTGGGGGCCCGGCGACGGCGTCATCCACCTGACCGGCAATGTGACGGTACCCAGCGGAAGCACGCTGACGATCCAGCCGGGCACGCTGGTCATGGCGGAGCCGGGGCCGACCGGCGACGGGACCAGGGTGATCGTCAACGGCGTGGTCAACGCGCCCGGAACCGAAGCTGAGCCCATTTTGTTCTTCCCGGCGGCCGGGCCGGCCGCCATGACGCTTCCCGACCACAACGTAGCGAACCCGTCCTCTTGGCGCGGATTCACCCACACGGGAAGCGGGACCTCGACGTTCTCCCACGTGTTCGTCACCGGCGCCGGTAACGCCCCTGTCGAAAGCCACCCGCGCCCGCTTGTCTTTGGTGTGGAGAGCTCAGCCTCACTCAGTCTGATTGATTGCGTTGTCGCCGATTGCGGCGGCAAGATCGTCCACATGACGGGCAGCGGGACGATCACGCTCCGGCGCACCGTGTGGTCCCGCGTCGGATACGGCGGTGAGTTCCTCGGAGGAAGCCACACGCTTCTCGCGGAAGATTGCTGGTTCACCCGGATTGGCCGGGCTCCGGAAGCGAACGACGCCGACGGCGACGTGTTCCACCTCGACAACGCGTCGAGTCACCAGACGATCCGCCGGTGTATCCTGGCGGACTGCGGCGATGACATGATGGACCACAGCGGGGCGAACCCGGTGGTGGAGGACTCGATTATCTGGGATGCGGACGACAAGTGCGTCAGCCTGTCCAGTGGCGGCAGCATCAGCTTTGACAACGTCCTGGTGTTCAGCATGCCGATCGGCATCAATGGCGCCGGAGGGATCGTCACGCAATCTACCCTGGCCTGTGGGGCTCCGATCAACGGGGCACCGATCAGCGTCGAGCGCTCCATCATCTGGCCGAACGGCATCAATACCGGCGCCTGCAACGGCAATATCAATTACACCGATGCGGGGAGCACGGCCCACATCGCATGTGGCACGGGGAACATCAACGTCAACCCACAGTTTGAGAGCACGGCGTCCCTGGCCTGGGATTACGATCCGGCGGTGGGCTCACCGGCGCTGACGGCCGGTCCGACCGGCGGGCGAATCGGCTGGCTGGGGTTCCCGGACGGTTCGATTTGCACCGTGGCCGACGATTGCGAAGACGGGAACGCGTGCACCGTCGACACCTGCGTGAACGGGGCCTGCGTGTTCGAGGCGATCCCCGGGTGTGAAGCGTGCGAGACGGCGGCCGAGTGCGATGACGGGAATCCATGCAATGTGGATGCCTGTACCGCCGGCGCGTGCACGCACGTGGCAGGAAACAACGGCGCCGTCTGCAACGACGGCTGGGACTGCACAATCAACGATACCTGCGTCGCCGGAGCATGCGTGGGTACTGAGAGCTGTCCTCCGGGACAGAGCTGCAGCCCGACGACCGGCGAGTGCGTCGCTGGTCCGCAGACGCTGACGTTCCAACAGGGCGTCAACGGCTACTCCGGCACCGCCGATACGTACATCGACGCTGCGTTGGGCAGCCAGGCGACTACGACGCCGATCGTGATCGACGGAGATCCGGTAGAGCACGTGCTCATCCGGTTCGACGGGATCTTTGGATCCGGTGCGAACCAGATCCCGGTGGGATCAACGATAACCTCGGCCACGCTGACGCTGCGCGTTGGCAGCGGCGCGAACGACCAGAGCGCCAACGCGGTTAACTACCACCGGCTGCTTCACTCCTGGGTCGATACCGATGTCTGGGCCGCGTACGGCGTGGCGCCATGGAACGCCACGGGCGGAATTCAGGCCGACGGCGACGATGCCGTAGCGACGGCCGAAGCGACGGCCACGATGAGCACGGCGAGCACGGCGTACCCGGTCAGCGTGACGGGGAGCGTCCAGGCTTGGGCGCTGGATCCGTCGACCAATTACGGCTGGGCGATCCTCCCAACGGGAACCGACGGTCTGCGACTGGAGTCCTCAGAATCGACGACCGCCTCCTATCGGCCGCTATTGTCGATTACGTACACGGTGCCGGTGACTACCTGCACGAGCGATGCGGAGTGCGACGACGGCCTGTACTGCAACGGTGACGAATGGTGCGATCTCGGCGCGTCCGTCTGCGTGCCCGGGGAGCCGCCCGACTGCAGCGACCTCCTCGTATGCACGGTCGACACGTGCGACGAAGCTACCGATAGTTGCGTGCACACGCCGAACGCGGCGCTCTGCGACGACGGCGACGTGTGCAACGGGGCCGAGACGTGCAGCGAACTGTTCGGCTGTGGGGACGGAATCCCGCTGGACTGCGACGACGGCATCGCCTGCACCGCGGACACCTGCGTCTCGCTGACGGGGTGTCAGCACACGGACGCCTGCCCGGCCGGCCTGAGTTGCAATCTCACGACTGGTCTGTGCGAGGCTGGGCCCCAGACGGTGACGTATCAGCAGGACGTGAACGGTTACACCGGAACGCAAGATACCTATTTGGACGAGAGCGAGGTGAGCACCGTCGAGGGCGCGCTCGACACGTGGCGGTGGGACACCGAGAATCCGTCACCTTACCAGGAGTTCGGGCTGATCCGCTTCGACAACATCATCGGAAGCGGAGCGAACCAGATCCCACTCGGTTCGACGATCAACTCTGCAACGCTGACGCTCGTGGTGTTCAATGCTGGTGTGACCCCTGCGGGCAACGTCAACGAAGTTGCGGTGGACTGGAGCCAGGCGACGGCCACCTGGAACAACTTTGGCGACGATCCGGGCGTTCAGTCGGACGAGTACGGCGACTTCGTCGCCAACGCCCCGATCGCGTCGGGGACGGTCAATATCACGGTGACGAGCAGTCTGCAGGCTTGGTCGAACGACCCGGCTGCGAACCGCGGGTGGATCTTCATTCCGCAGTCCAACGACGGTGTGCAAGTGCGCTCGGCGGAATATGCGACCATCGCCGACCGGCCGCTGCTGACCATCGAGTACATACCTCCCTCCAGCCCCTGCGACAGCAATGATGACTGCGACGATTTCAACGCTTGCACCGACGACGCGTGCGTCGACTTCGTGTGCCAGCACACGGCGGTCAGTTGCGATGACACGTTGTTCTGCACCGAAGACACGTGCAATCCTGCCACCGGCTGCGTCCATACGCCGCGCAACTGTGCTGACGCCGTGGCTTGCACCATTGATGTGTGTGATGAAGACAACGACGTGTGTGTCAACACGCCCGACGATCTGGCCTGCGACGACGGCGTCGGGTGCACGACGGACAACTGTGACCCGATCGCCGGCTGCACGCACACAGACAACTGTACGGGCGGTCAGGTCTGCAACCACGCGACCGGTTTGTGCGAAACGCCGACCTACCCGCCCCTGCCGATCGTGTACGGTGACACGTGGAAGTACTTCAAAGGCACTGAGGAGCCGACCCCGACGGACTTGACCGCGTGGACGCAAGTCACCTTTGACGATTCGGCATGGTCCGAAGGGCCCAGCGGTCTGGGATATGACTTCTACGTCGAGACCGGCGGCACCAACGGTAACGGTGACTACGGGCCGTTCATCGGGACCGAGCTGGACGACATGTGCGAGTGTACGACACGCCCGCCGTGCGTCCCGGCGGGCCAGGGATACCTCAGTGTCTACATGCGGAAGACGTTCACCGTCATCAATCCCGCGGCGGTGACCTCGTTGACCTTCCAGATGTATGCGGACGACGGCTACGTCGCCTACTTGAACGGTACGGAGGTGGCGCGCATCCGGCTGAACGGCACGCCTCCCGCGTACAACACATCGGCGACAACCGCCGGGCCGTCCGTCGCGCCGCCTGTCGAGCAGACGCTTGATTTGACGAGTTACACGTACCTCCTGCAGGCGGGCGTCAATGTGTTGGCAGTCCAGGGCCATAACGTGAACCTGACCAGTCGTGATCTCTTGATGATTCCGCAGTTGTCGAGCACACAGGGTTGCACGACGAATGCCGACTGCGACGACGACAATGTCTGCAACGGCCTGGAGACGTGCAACACTGGCACCGGCGAGTGCGTGGCCGGAACGCCGTTGTTCTGCGACGACGGACTTTACTGCAATGGCGCCGAGACGTGCGATCCGATTTCCGGCTGCGCGGCCGGGGCCGCTCCGTGCGCGGCCGATGAGGCCTGCGACGAGGCCAACGACGTTTGCGCCGGCGCTCCCACGGTGGAGGCCGTCGGCGGTCGCTACCTGATGGTCACGCCGCCGCCCAGTTTGCCCGCCGTGGCGCTGCAGGTGAGCTCAGCCGGGATCACGTGCCTGCCACGTTACGTGGATGCGACTGGCCGGCTGGTGGACGAGCCGGTGTACCGCAGCTCCGCGGACTGGGACACGATCCTGATCGCGGACGAGGAGACCGTGCCGAGCACGCTGTACGAGGTTCGCAGCGCGGTGCTCAGTGGTGGCAGTCCGGCGTTTTCGGGGCCGGCGTCGGCGACGACCTGGCTCTGGGGTGACACGACCGGGGATGCCGCGACGACCGTCCTGGATATTCTCTGCGTGCTCGACGGGTTCCAGGACGTCTTCGGCCAGTGTTCGCTGGCGGGCGACGATCTGATGGGTGAGGTGCCGGATGCGGACATCAATCTGCTGGACATCACCGCCGTGTGCGATGCGTTCGGCGGATTGCCCTATCCGGACTCGAACCCATGTGGCGCCAGTAAGGCGGGTCGCGGGCCGGCGGTGCTGCTGATCGTTGCGCCGCGGGCGGCGACCGTGTACGCCGGCGAAAGCGTGGCGGTGGACGTATTCGCGCGCGGGTCGCCCGACCTGCGCGGCTACCAGCTCGCGTTGTCCGTCGGCCCGATGCAGACGGACATGGGCGGGCTGGAGATCGCGACACCGCGCCCCGTGCGTCGTGGGGACCGGGCTGTGCCGCCGCCAGTTCAGGGGCTCACGGTCGAGACTCTTGAAATCGATGTCGTCCGTGAGGACTACGTGTTCCAGGGGCTCGAGAGCTTCCCGGTGGTTGACGCCGTCCGGGAGCGCCTGGCCAGTGCGACGCTGGCGGGCGGCGTCGCCGTGGCGGATACGCGGTACCTGGCGACGTTCGTGTTGCGGGCCTCGGCCGGGGCACGGGGACGCTACCTGGTCGGCCTGAGGCGGGACGCCTCGATGGCGGTAGATACAGCCGGAGCGCTGTTGGAGATCGAGCAGTGGTCGAGTGGTATTACGGTCATCCGTAACGACGTGCCGGTGGAGTGA